A genomic region of Desulfobacterales bacterium contains the following coding sequences:
- a CDS encoding solute carrier family 23 protein: MSEENAQEKQHWIVYPLGSKPRWPLAVLLGIQQYLTMFGATVLIPFIVGGAMGLPPEELALMISTIFFTSGLCTLIQQSPLGNKLPVIQGGTFSFLGPTFAIIGMVAAQKLTGPEPMWQIQIQHVAGAIMIASVFEIVLGYTGIMGQVRKIISPIVIGPTIAMIGLALYGIGAPWMATNWVISLITLVALILYSQVLSHSSRAFMLFPVLLAILTGWLAALIGTITGMISPDSPAYLKTDLIANTPWLSLKPLMPFKWGVPDFGSATLWAGAFGMLAGYLASMIESIGDYYACARISEAPVPTGRMISRGLGAEGLGCFVAGILQTCNGTTTYSENIGSIGLTRVASRRVVRCGAAVMLFIPIVAKFGAALATIPKPVVGAMFVGLFGMIASVGLSNLQIVNLNNSRNLFIIGISFFAGLSVPYHFSPLLSANAVPIDWSAGGAFIRVLGEILQAILTTGMAVTALLGILLDNILPGATRSERGLEVWEKEASDEAWEEAEAKWAAMKEGEARPV, encoded by the coding sequence ATGAGTGAAGAAAACGCACAGGAGAAGCAACACTGGATTGTTTATCCGCTTGGCAGTAAACCCAGGTGGCCGCTGGCGGTTCTGCTCGGCATCCAGCAGTACCTGACGATGTTTGGCGCCACGGTTCTTATTCCCTTCATTGTCGGCGGGGCCATGGGGTTGCCCCCGGAGGAGCTGGCATTGATGATTTCAACCATCTTTTTTACCTCCGGACTATGCACCCTGATTCAGCAATCACCGCTGGGCAACAAGCTGCCGGTTATTCAGGGCGGTACGTTTTCATTTCTGGGGCCCACATTTGCCATCATCGGTATGGTGGCGGCCCAGAAACTAACCGGCCCGGAGCCCATGTGGCAGATTCAGATCCAGCACGTGGCCGGTGCGATCATGATCGCCTCGGTTTTTGAAATTGTCCTGGGATATACCGGTATCATGGGGCAGGTGCGCAAAATCATCAGCCCGATCGTTATCGGCCCCACCATCGCCATGATCGGTCTGGCGCTCTACGGCATCGGTGCCCCCTGGATGGCCACCAACTGGGTTATTTCACTGATTACGCTGGTGGCCTTGATTCTATACTCCCAGGTACTTTCACATTCATCCCGGGCCTTCATGCTCTTTCCGGTCCTGCTGGCTATCCTGACAGGCTGGCTGGCCGCACTGATCGGTACAATAACAGGCATGATTTCTCCGGACAGCCCGGCTTATTTGAAAACCGACCTGATCGCCAACACCCCCTGGTTAAGTTTGAAACCGTTGATGCCCTTTAAATGGGGTGTTCCGGATTTTGGCAGCGCCACCCTGTGGGCGGGCGCATTTGGCATGCTGGCCGGTTATCTGGCTTCCATGATCGAATCCATCGGTGATTATTATGCCTGTGCCCGCATATCCGAAGCGCCGGTGCCGACGGGCCGCATGATTTCGAGGGGCCTGGGTGCAGAAGGTCTGGGTTGCTTTGTAGCCGGTATTCTGCAAACCTGCAATGGGACAACCACATATTCTGAAAACATCGGCTCCATCGGTTTGACCCGTGTGGCCAGCCGGCGGGTAGTGCGCTGTGGCGCAGCGGTGATGTTGTTTATTCCGATTGTGGCCAAATTCGGTGCCGCTCTGGCCACCATTCCCAAACCGGTGGTCGGGGCCATGTTTGTGGGGCTGTTCGGCATGATTGCATCGGTTGGTTTATCCAACCTGCAAATTGTCAATTTGAACAACTCTCGCAACCTGTTTATAATCGGCATCTCCTTTTTCGCCGGGCTATCGGTGCCCTACCATTTCAGCCCGCTGCTCTCGGCCAATGCGGTCCCGATCGACTGGAGTGCAGGCGGAGCCTTTATTAGGGTTCTTGGCGAAATCCTGCAGGCCATCTTGACCACAGGAATGGCGGTGACCGCCTTGCTTGGCATACTCCTGGACAACATTCTACCCGGCGCCACCCGGTCAGAGCGCGGCCTTGAAGTCTGGGAAAAGGAAGCTTCCGACGAAGCATGGGAGGAAGCTGAAGCCAAATGGGCCGCGATGAAAGAAGGGGAAGCACGCCCCGTTTAA
- a CDS encoding nitrilase-related carbon-nitrogen hydrolase: MSRVVKCAHIQASNAQHDGTPAEIKEAMIQKHIPLIIEAGEKGVNILCLQEIFYGPYFCAEQDIKWYQTAEPVPGPTTELLAKYAQKYRMVMVIPVYEMEIEGVYYNTAAVVDADGSYLGKFRKIHIPHTWPGFWEKFYFKPGNLGFPVFQTAYAKIGVYICYDRHFPECARLLALNGAEILFNPSATTSGKSQYLWELEQPAQAVANGVFIGANNRVGLEKPWEFGNFYGSSYFVDPRGELLVKGSEDKDEIVIADLDLELIREVRDGWQFFRDLRPDQYTDLTRTIG, encoded by the coding sequence ATGTCGCGTGTCGTAAAATGTGCCCATATTCAGGCATCCAATGCCCAACATGATGGCACACCCGCCGAAATCAAGGAAGCCATGATCCAAAAACATATCCCGCTCATCATAGAGGCCGGTGAAAAAGGGGTCAACATCCTGTGTCTGCAGGAAATATTCTATGGCCCCTATTTTTGTGCCGAGCAGGACATTAAGTGGTATCAAACCGCCGAACCGGTACCCGGGCCGACCACCGAGCTGCTGGCCAAGTATGCCCAAAAATATCGTATGGTCATGGTGATTCCGGTTTATGAGATGGAAATCGAAGGGGTCTATTACAATACAGCGGCAGTGGTTGATGCTGACGGCAGCTATCTGGGCAAATTTCGCAAAATTCACATCCCTCACACCTGGCCTGGTTTCTGGGAAAAATTTTATTTCAAACCGGGCAATCTGGGGTTTCCGGTATTTCAAACCGCCTACGCTAAGATAGGCGTTTATATTTGCTACGACCGGCATTTTCCCGAGTGTGCCCGCCTGCTGGCCCTCAACGGGGCGGAAATACTGTTTAACCCGTCCGCGACGACATCCGGCAAGTCACAGTATTTATGGGAGCTGGAGCAGCCGGCCCAGGCAGTTGCCAATGGCGTATTCATCGGTGCCAATAATCGCGTCGGTCTCGAAAAACCCTGGGAATTCGGCAACTTTTACGGTTCCAGCTATTTCGTGGATCCGCGCGGCGAACTGCTGGTCAAAGGCAGCGAGGACAAAGACGAAATCGTCATTGCTGATCTTGATCTGGAGCTTATCCGTGAAGTCCGCGACGGCTGGCAGTTTTTTCGCGATCTGCGACCCGATCAATACACCGATTTGACCCGCACGATCGGTTAA